In Vibrio hippocampi, the following are encoded in one genomic region:
- the ctaD gene encoding cytochrome c oxidase subunit I, whose translation MKTPPIKKVKATVATDGELGRANSATVVDEHHDPAPSGWARWVYSTSHKDIGTLYLWFSLIMFFTGGAMAMVIRAELFQPGLQLVEPNFFNQMTTVHGLIMVFGAVMPAFTGLANWMIPMMIGAPDMALPRMNNLSFWILPFAFLILIASLFMPGGGPNFGWTFYAPLSTTYGPDSTALFVFSVHIMGISSIMGAINVIVTIINMRAPGMTWMKMPLFVWTWLITAFLLIAVMPVLAGAVTMVLTDKYFGTSFFDAAGGGDPVMFQHIFWFFGHPEVYIMILPSFGIISAIVPAFSGKKLFGYHSMVYATCSIALLSFLVWAHHMFTTGMPVFAELFFMYCTMLIAVPTGVKVFNWVATMWRGALTFETPMLFAIAFIVLFTIGGFSGLMLAIVPADFQYHDTYFVVAHFHYVLVSGAVFSIMAAAYYWLPKWTGNMYDHRLSLWHFWCSVISVNVLFFPMHFLGLAGMPRRIPDYAIQFADVNQIVSIGGFAFGLSQLLFLWVVIKCIRGGEPAPAKPWERAEGLEWTVPSPAPHHTFTTPPKVD comes from the coding sequence AAAAGCCACAGTTGCAACTGATGGTGAGTTAGGGCGAGCAAACAGCGCCACCGTGGTTGATGAACATCATGACCCTGCGCCTTCAGGTTGGGCGCGTTGGGTGTATTCGACCAGCCATAAAGATATTGGGACGCTTTATCTGTGGTTTAGTTTGATTATGTTCTTTACCGGTGGCGCAATGGCGATGGTGATTCGAGCCGAATTATTCCAGCCCGGTTTGCAACTGGTGGAACCTAACTTCTTTAATCAGATGACCACGGTGCATGGATTAATCATGGTATTCGGGGCAGTGATGCCAGCCTTTACCGGGCTTGCCAACTGGATGATTCCTATGATGATCGGCGCGCCAGATATGGCTCTGCCTCGAATGAATAATCTGAGTTTTTGGATCTTACCTTTCGCATTTTTGATTCTTATTGCCTCTCTGTTTATGCCCGGTGGTGGCCCCAACTTTGGCTGGACGTTTTACGCGCCGCTTTCCACCACTTATGGTCCAGACAGTACTGCGCTGTTTGTGTTCTCCGTTCATATCATGGGGATCAGTTCCATTATGGGGGCGATCAATGTCATCGTGACCATTATTAATATGCGTGCGCCGGGCATGACTTGGATGAAGATGCCTCTGTTCGTCTGGACTTGGCTTATCACCGCATTTCTATTGATCGCGGTGATGCCCGTGTTAGCGGGCGCGGTAACCATGGTGTTGACCGACAAGTACTTCGGCACCAGTTTCTTCGATGCCGCTGGTGGCGGTGATCCGGTTATGTTCCAGCATATCTTCTGGTTCTTTGGTCATCCAGAGGTGTACATCATGATATTGCCGTCATTTGGCATTATCTCGGCGATTGTTCCCGCATTCAGTGGCAAGAAGTTATTTGGTTATCACTCCATGGTTTATGCGACATGCAGCATCGCATTACTGTCGTTTTTAGTGTGGGCTCACCATATGTTTACCACGGGTATGCCAGTTTTTGCCGAGCTGTTTTTTATGTATTGCACCATGCTGATTGCGGTGCCGACGGGCGTTAAGGTGTTTAACTGGGTAGCGACCATGTGGCGAGGGGCGCTGACGTTTGAAACCCCCATGCTGTTTGCTATTGCCTTTATTGTGCTGTTTACCATCGGTGGCTTTTCTGGACTGATGCTGGCGATTGTACCTGCGGATTTCCAATACCATGACACCTACTTTGTGGTGGCGCATTTCCATTACGTGCTGGTGTCCGGGGCGGTGTTCTCTATAATGGCGGCAGCCTACTATTGGTTGCCAAAGTGGACCGGAAATATGTATGACCACAGGCTGAGTTTGTGGCATTTCTGGTGTTCGGTAATCTCTGTCAACGTGCTGTTTTTCCCGATGCACTTTCTTGGTTTAGCCGGTATGCCGCGACGGATCCCCGATTACGCTATTCAATTTGCCGATGTGAATCAGATAGTGTCGATTGGTGGCTTTGCGTTTGGTTTATCGCAACTGCTGTTCTTGTGGGTGGTCATTAAGTGCATAAGAGGCGGAGAGCCAGCCCCCGCCAAGCCTTGGGAGCGAGCAGAGGGACTCGAGTGGACAGTACCAAGTCCCGCGCCACATCACACCTTTACCACGCCACCAAAAGTGGATTAG
- a CDS encoding amino acid ABC transporter permease produces MIAKLLKPILSALLQIALVIAAAAFVLDEGAQAMGYQWQWQRVPDYFAFYEDGTWWPAELLEGTLVTLQLSAASLALTLCFGLTAALLKNSTSMVGRAIANVYIELIRNTPLLVQIYLLYFVFGPMIGLDRFATAVLALALFQGAYTAEVLRSGLYSIPKGQFEACRTLGLTPVFTYWDVILPQVIRKTLPPLTNEVVSLIKNSSIVSVMAIFDLTTQGRNIVSETAMPFEIWFTVAAIYLVLTLTLSALSAWLEHRMQQAHQ; encoded by the coding sequence ATGATCGCGAAACTACTCAAGCCGATACTTTCGGCACTGCTGCAAATTGCCCTCGTTATCGCGGCAGCGGCGTTTGTCTTGGATGAGGGCGCACAAGCCATGGGCTATCAATGGCAATGGCAACGTGTCCCTGACTATTTCGCTTTCTACGAAGATGGCACTTGGTGGCCGGCAGAGCTTTTAGAGGGAACTCTGGTCACCTTGCAACTCAGTGCGGCTTCGCTCGCTTTGACACTCTGTTTCGGATTGACCGCGGCACTATTGAAAAATAGCACCTCGATGGTTGGGCGGGCTATCGCCAACGTCTATATCGAACTTATTCGTAACACGCCACTTTTGGTGCAAATTTATCTGCTCTATTTTGTCTTCGGTCCTATGATAGGTCTGGATCGATTTGCTACCGCCGTATTGGCGTTGGCCTTATTTCAAGGGGCTTACACCGCGGAAGTGTTGCGGTCAGGGTTGTATTCCATCCCTAAAGGTCAGTTTGAAGCTTGTAGAACGTTAGGTCTCACTCCGGTCTTTACCTACTGGGACGTGATTCTTCCTCAAGTGATCCGTAAAACCCTACCGCCTCTCACCAATGAAGTGGTGTCACTGATAAAAAACTCCTCAATTGTCAGTGTGATGGCTATATTTGACTTAACTACGCAAGGAAGAAACATCGTCTCAGAAACCGCGATGCCTTTTGAGATTTGGTTTACCGTGGCGGCGATCTATTTAGTGCTAACACTGACGCTATCGGCGCTCTCTGCGTGGTTAGAACATCGTATGCAACAAGCGCATCAATAA
- a CDS encoding cytochrome c oxidase assembly protein, with product MSFDKPDSEKPSHKRLISLLCLSVIAMFGFGFALVPLYDIMCEALGINGKTNTISAVQPVGMQPDKSRTVNVEFMAHINPDMPWLFKPKTVTMQVHPGEVVQTAYLATNLSQSSLIGQAVPSVSPGLGASYFNKIECFCFNHQPLQAQQSTEMPLIFYIELDIPDSIHTLTLSYTLYNLSSQQQASVKIAPSFVYLAFAQPRALESHHE from the coding sequence ATGAGCTTTGATAAACCAGACAGCGAAAAACCAAGCCATAAACGCCTGATTTCTCTGCTTTGTCTCTCGGTAATCGCCATGTTCGGTTTTGGTTTTGCCCTCGTTCCTCTGTACGACATTATGTGCGAGGCATTGGGTATTAACGGTAAAACCAACACGATCTCTGCCGTGCAACCCGTGGGTATGCAGCCGGACAAATCTCGGACAGTGAATGTGGAGTTTATGGCGCATATTAATCCTGACATGCCTTGGTTATTTAAACCCAAAACGGTGACGATGCAGGTTCATCCTGGTGAGGTGGTGCAAACTGCCTATCTTGCCACCAACCTTTCGCAATCGTCTCTGATTGGGCAAGCGGTGCCATCGGTTTCGCCGGGTCTTGGCGCTTCTTATTTCAACAAGATTGAGTGTTTCTGTTTTAATCATCAGCCGTTGCAAGCGCAGCAAAGCACTGAAATGCCGTTGATATTTTATATTGAGCTCGATATTCCAGACAGCATCCATACGCTGACCCTTTCGTACACCTTATACAACCTATCAAGCCAGCAACAGGCGAGTGTGAAAATAGCCCCTTCTTTCGTTTATTTGGCTTTTGCTCAACCACGAGCTTTGGAGAGTCACCATGAGTAA
- a CDS encoding SURF1 family protein: MTGRFLLALILTVGVFTVLVKLGFWQLERGEQKQQLETSLQQRQNSRPVPFASLALRNPNQEPALYQRWTGVPVVAKVKPQATLLFVDNQVFRGEVGYLVLQLVQVDGVGAVLVELGFVPASHDRRVLPAVEMMLPVNAQSTQAIDLQNTDSQSTASQKTAPEFIEVTGRLYSKQVNSLSQQEIERFTSENSGVENLRIQSLRIQSLRIQRYRIQSLDMDSISDAIGQQVMHWVIQPTDSRTSYPHPWQPVNMHSSKHFGYAFQWFVMALVFALMVSYASVKWWKTVRRRQ; encoded by the coding sequence TTGACCGGCCGTTTTTTGCTTGCACTGATATTAACTGTGGGTGTGTTTACTGTTTTGGTCAAACTGGGATTTTGGCAATTAGAGCGGGGCGAGCAAAAACAGCAACTGGAGACCAGCTTACAGCAGCGCCAGAACTCGCGCCCCGTTCCTTTTGCGTCTTTAGCGTTGCGTAATCCTAATCAAGAACCGGCACTGTACCAACGTTGGACGGGAGTGCCCGTGGTCGCCAAGGTGAAACCGCAAGCGACGTTGTTGTTTGTTGATAATCAGGTATTCCGTGGTGAGGTTGGGTATTTGGTGTTGCAATTGGTACAGGTTGACGGTGTAGGCGCGGTGCTGGTTGAGTTGGGATTTGTTCCCGCTAGCCATGATAGACGTGTATTACCTGCGGTGGAGATGATGTTGCCAGTCAATGCTCAAAGTACTCAAGCTATAGATTTACAAAACACAGATTCACAAAGCACAGCTTCACAAAAAACAGCTCCAGAGTTTATTGAGGTAACAGGGCGTCTCTATAGCAAGCAAGTCAATAGTCTGTCACAGCAAGAGATAGAGAGGTTTACCTCAGAGAACAGCGGCGTTGAGAACTTACGCATCCAGAGCTTACGTATCCAGAGCTTACGCATCCAACGCTATCGCATCCAAAGCTTAGATATGGATTCGATATCTGATGCCATAGGTCAACAAGTGATGCATTGGGTGATTCAACCGACGGATAGTCGTACTTCATATCCGCATCCTTGGCAGCCAGTGAATATGCACTCTAGTAAGCACTTTGGCTATGCATTTCAATGGTTTGTTATGGCATTGGTGTTCGCTCTGATGGTGAGCTATGCCAGTGTTAAATGGTGGAAAACAGTAAGGAGAAGACAATGA
- the cyoE gene encoding heme o synthase, which produces MSRTNTVTQNLATQNLATQSLATQNPATQSLAASSTFNWRLYLTLTKPKVVALMILTALVGMCLAVPGALPLQQSILGLFGIALMAGSAAAFNHLIDRRIDAVMARTHKRPLPSGHLDVMSVALFATTLGVVGFVILVFGVNALTAWLTFASLLGYAVVYTLYLKRATPQNIVIAGIAGAMPPLLGWTSVTGELDANAWLLVMIIFIWTPPHFWALAIHRREDYAKADIPMLPVTHGVEYTKTSILLYTILLALVCLLPVLVGMTGIVYLLASTSLSAGFIYYAWKLKYAADAMTAIQTFKFSIIHLMLLFVALLVDHYIAI; this is translated from the coding sequence ATGAGTCGAACTAACACCGTTACTCAAAATCTAGCTACTCAAAATCTAGCTACTCAAAGCCTAGCTACTCAAAACCCGGCGACTCAAAGCCTAGCCGCAAGCTCGACCTTTAACTGGCGGCTCTATCTGACGTTAACAAAGCCAAAAGTCGTGGCGCTGATGATTCTTACCGCGCTGGTGGGAATGTGTCTGGCGGTGCCGGGCGCGTTACCTTTGCAGCAAAGCATACTCGGTCTTTTCGGAATTGCCTTGATGGCTGGCTCAGCGGCGGCCTTTAATCATTTGATCGACCGACGTATTGATGCGGTGATGGCGAGAACACATAAACGACCTCTGCCGAGTGGCCATCTCGATGTTATGAGTGTGGCTTTATTTGCTACGACATTAGGTGTGGTTGGGTTTGTAATCTTAGTTTTCGGGGTCAATGCGCTCACCGCTTGGCTGACGTTTGCAAGCCTTCTAGGTTATGCGGTGGTGTATACGCTGTATCTTAAGCGTGCTACGCCGCAAAACATCGTGATCGCTGGCATTGCCGGTGCAATGCCGCCATTGCTCGGTTGGACATCGGTGACGGGAGAACTTGACGCCAATGCTTGGTTGCTGGTGATGATTATCTTTATCTGGACGCCACCTCACTTTTGGGCACTGGCGATTCATCGGCGAGAGGATTATGCCAAAGCGGATATTCCTATGCTGCCCGTGACTCACGGTGTTGAATATACCAAGACGTCCATTCTGCTCTACACCATATTGCTGGCATTGGTGTGTCTGTTACCCGTACTTGTGGGCATGACGGGCATCGTCTATTTGCTGGCGTCAACCAGTTTAAGCGCTGGGTTTATTTACTATGCATGGAAGCTCAAATACGCCGCCGATGCGATGACGGCCATTCAGACCTTTAAGTTCTCCATCATTCACTTGATGTTGTTATTTGTTGCGCTGCTGGTGGATCACTATATCGCCATATAG
- a CDS encoding amino acid ABC transporter ATP-binding protein codes for MQAITFHQVNKWFGSFQALKDIELSVSQGEIVVVCGPSGSGKSTLIRCINGLEQYNSGDIQVLNHPVGSNKIEPGKVGMVFQHFNLFPHLTVLDNLALAPMRTLKLSKSEAQQRAMTMLKRVKIANQADKFPSQLSGGQQQRVAIARSLCMQPQILLFDEPTSALDPEMISEVLNVMIELAQEGMTMICVTHEMGFANKVADRVIFMDEGQIIESATPDKIFNQPSHARTKAFLDKILNH; via the coding sequence TTGCAAGCAATTACATTTCACCAAGTCAACAAGTGGTTTGGTTCCTTCCAAGCACTGAAAGACATCGAACTATCGGTTTCCCAAGGCGAAATCGTCGTCGTGTGCGGTCCTTCTGGTTCAGGAAAATCGACGCTGATTCGTTGCATCAACGGGCTTGAACAATACAACTCTGGTGATATTCAGGTATTAAATCACCCCGTCGGTTCCAATAAAATCGAACCCGGTAAAGTCGGAATGGTGTTTCAACACTTCAATTTGTTTCCGCATTTAACTGTTCTCGATAATCTTGCTCTCGCGCCAATGAGAACCCTAAAACTCTCCAAGTCCGAAGCTCAACAAAGAGCCATGACCATGTTGAAACGGGTAAAGATCGCCAATCAAGCGGATAAATTCCCGTCACAATTATCCGGTGGGCAACAACAGCGCGTCGCCATCGCTCGCTCACTCTGTATGCAACCACAAATCCTGCTATTTGATGAGCCGACATCGGCACTCGACCCTGAGATGATCAGTGAAGTGCTAAATGTGATGATTGAATTGGCGCAAGAAGGAATGACCATGATTTGTGTCACCCATGAAATGGGATTTGCCAATAAGGTAGCAGACAGGGTCATCTTTATGGACGAAGGACAAATCATCGAATCAGCGACACCTGACAAGATATTTAATCAACCCAGTCACGCTCGCACCAAAGCGTTTCTTGACAAGATCTTAAATCATTGA
- a CDS encoding transporter substrate-binding domain-containing protein codes for MIRKWKTAAKAFAASTLGLLLAFSGQAFSAQALSEQATETPNLDKINDRGTLRVGMSTFVPWAMRDKQGDLIGFEIDVATRLAQDSGWKVEFVPTAWDGIIPALLAQKFDVIIGGLSITPERSKSVLFSEPYSHSGVQVAASKKLAGDFKTFDDFNSRRIKIAARRGATTVQVARETFPKARILQFDDEAQAFQEVLNGNAHAVIASSPKPEHETVKHADVLFLPFAERLAQGNEAFAVRKGEEDKKAFFDQWIKARTEDGWLQQRYEYWFSSLDWQDQIASGQ; via the coding sequence ATGATCAGGAAATGGAAAACCGCCGCCAAGGCGTTCGCAGCTTCAACATTGGGATTGTTATTAGCCTTCTCGGGACAAGCTTTCTCAGCGCAAGCTCTCTCGGAACAGGCAACCGAGACACCAAATCTGGATAAAATTAACGACAGAGGAACACTGAGAGTCGGCATGTCAACCTTTGTTCCTTGGGCGATGCGCGATAAACAAGGTGACCTGATTGGTTTTGAGATTGATGTCGCCACCCGTCTTGCACAAGACTCCGGCTGGAAAGTTGAGTTCGTACCAACGGCTTGGGATGGCATAATTCCTGCGCTGCTGGCACAGAAGTTTGACGTGATTATTGGTGGATTATCTATCACCCCTGAGCGTTCAAAAAGCGTACTGTTCTCTGAACCTTATTCTCACTCGGGTGTACAAGTTGCGGCCAGCAAAAAACTGGCGGGTGACTTCAAAACCTTTGATGATTTCAATTCTCGACGCATCAAAATCGCGGCACGACGTGGCGCTACGACGGTGCAAGTCGCCAGAGAAACTTTCCCGAAAGCACGCATCTTACAATTTGATGATGAAGCACAAGCCTTCCAAGAAGTGCTGAATGGCAACGCGCATGCGGTGATTGCCTCAAGCCCTAAACCGGAACATGAAACAGTCAAACACGCCGATGTGCTGTTCTTGCCATTTGCAGAAAGACTGGCACAAGGTAATGAAGCCTTTGCGGTACGCAAAGGTGAAGAGGATAAAAAAGCCTTCTTCGACCAATGGATAAAAGCTCGCACCGAGGATGGTTGGTTGCAGCAACGCTATGAATATTGGTTCTCTTCTTTAGATTGGCAAGACCAAATTGCGAGTGGTCAGTAG
- a CDS encoding cytochrome c oxidase subunit 3, translating into MSKHQTYYVPAQSSWPIVGAISLFLVAVGAGLTVQHMESGGAGSVIGGVVLCLGFLVLLYMFSGWMGNVVTESLSGLYSEQLSRSFKQGMSWFIFSEVMFFGAFFGALFYARILSVPWLGGADNNVMTHEVLWPAFEAIWPLTTTPSGVTTQAMPWSGIPLTNTIILLLSSITLHLAHTSLEKNHRTALIVWLEITIVLACFFLYYQGVEYIHAYQDIGLTLQSGIYGNTFFMLTGFHGLHVCMGTIFLIVLLVRIAKDHFTPKEHFAFQAGSWYWHFVDVVWLCLFVFVYVL; encoded by the coding sequence ATGAGTAAACATCAAACCTATTACGTTCCCGCGCAAAGTAGTTGGCCCATTGTTGGCGCGATTTCTCTGTTTTTGGTGGCGGTGGGAGCAGGGTTAACGGTGCAGCATATGGAGAGCGGTGGAGCAGGCAGCGTCATCGGCGGTGTGGTGCTCTGTTTGGGTTTTTTGGTTTTACTGTATATGTTTTCCGGTTGGATGGGGAACGTGGTGACAGAGTCTCTGTCGGGACTCTATTCCGAGCAACTGAGTCGCTCGTTTAAGCAGGGAATGAGCTGGTTTATTTTTTCTGAGGTGATGTTCTTTGGCGCTTTTTTTGGCGCTCTATTTTATGCGCGTATACTGTCTGTGCCTTGGCTGGGTGGAGCCGACAACAATGTTATGACCCATGAAGTGCTGTGGCCTGCCTTTGAAGCGATTTGGCCGCTAACCACCACTCCGTCAGGCGTTACAACGCAAGCGATGCCCTGGTCTGGGATCCCATTGACCAACACGATTATATTGTTGCTTTCTTCGATTACCTTGCATCTTGCTCACACCAGTTTGGAAAAAAACCATCGCACTGCCCTGATAGTTTGGCTCGAAATCACCATCGTGCTCGCTTGCTTCTTCCTTTATTACCAAGGGGTTGAGTATATTCATGCCTATCAAGATATCGGTTTGACATTGCAGTCCGGAATTTACGGCAACACGTTCTTTATGCTGACGGGTTTCCATGGTCTTCATGTCTGTATGGGCACTATCTTCTTAATCGTATTGTTGGTTCGCATTGCCAAGGATCACTTTACCCCGAAGGAGCACTTTGCCTTTCAGGCCGGCAGTTGGTACTGGCACTTTGTCGATGTGGTGTGGTTGTGTCTGTTTGTTTTTGTTTATGTGCTTTGA
- a CDS encoding COX15/CtaA family protein, translating to MKLTVLLKISLIMTLIVIALGAYTRLADAGLGCPDWPGCYGQLTVPNSQLDIELANARFPERAVEQSKAWLEMVHRYFAGTLGLLVFAISWLGIKVHGKQLGKILPVSLSLVIVFQAALGMWTVTLKLMPIIVMAHLLGGFTLFSLLFLTLLRLRPQPTYYRPVPRFPNIRPNSLQQFKPTLIRGCNMAVNTRVASKRLKAISLLVLVMTVVQIMLGGWTSSNYAAVVCSTLPICEGNWPAYLNFSEAFNPIQRGFDNYEFGVLDYSARMTIHVTHRVGAMLVTVAGLILIMALFKHPNQRVRRLGRNLFVMLSLQIALGISNVVFHLPLLIAVLHNLGGALLLLVLIHINYRLARARYTLMNKPVLTIVSDDHELSPIALPDNKESFV from the coding sequence ATGAAGTTAACGGTTTTACTCAAAATTAGCCTGATAATGACCCTGATTGTGATTGCCTTGGGGGCATATACGCGCTTGGCTGATGCTGGCTTAGGATGTCCAGATTGGCCGGGGTGCTATGGTCAACTCACGGTGCCCAATTCACAACTCGACATTGAATTGGCGAACGCTCGTTTTCCAGAGAGAGCGGTGGAGCAGAGCAAGGCGTGGCTTGAGATGGTTCATCGCTACTTTGCGGGCACGTTAGGTCTGTTGGTATTTGCCATTAGCTGGCTGGGAATTAAAGTCCACGGCAAACAATTAGGTAAGATATTGCCCGTTAGCTTGAGCTTAGTTATCGTCTTTCAGGCGGCTTTAGGTATGTGGACGGTGACATTAAAACTGATGCCTATTATTGTGATGGCGCATCTATTAGGTGGCTTTACACTATTTTCACTGCTGTTTTTGACCTTGCTTAGACTGCGCCCCCAGCCAACCTATTACCGACCCGTTCCTCGATTTCCCAATATCAGACCCAACAGTCTACAACAATTCAAACCCACCCTGATTCGAGGCTGCAATATGGCGGTGAACACTCGGGTGGCGAGTAAAAGGCTAAAGGCAATATCGCTGTTGGTATTGGTGATGACAGTGGTGCAGATCATGCTCGGTGGCTGGACATCCTCTAACTATGCCGCCGTTGTTTGCTCAACCCTACCGATTTGTGAGGGCAATTGGCCTGCCTATCTGAATTTCAGCGAGGCATTTAACCCGATACAACGTGGCTTTGATAACTATGAGTTTGGCGTACTGGATTATTCGGCACGAATGACCATCCATGTAACCCATAGAGTCGGCGCTATGTTGGTGACGGTGGCGGGGCTTATATTGATTATGGCTCTGTTTAAACATCCTAACCAAAGAGTCAGGCGATTGGGACGCAACCTGTTCGTCATGCTATCGCTGCAAATCGCTTTGGGAATAAGTAATGTGGTGTTTCATCTGCCGCTGCTTATCGCTGTGCTTCACAACCTCGGCGGCGCATTGCTGCTGCTGGTGCTGATTCATATCAACTACCGACTGGCTCGTGCCCGATATACCTTAATGAATAAGCCTGTCCTGACTATTGTTTCTGATGATCATGAACTGTCGCCAATCGCATTGCCTGATAACAAGGAGAGTTTTGTATGA
- a CDS encoding DUF2909 domain-containing protein, giving the protein MSASFLFKVVLVLLLLFIIFNLALALFQMVRDNPNQTRPMSHYLGRRVLFSAIVIVLLIIALQSGVLTPNPRPY; this is encoded by the coding sequence ATGTCAGCTTCGTTTCTGTTTAAAGTGGTCTTAGTATTACTGCTACTGTTCATTATCTTCAATTTAGCCCTTGCCCTATTTCAAATGGTGCGTGATAACCCCAACCAAACCAGACCTATGAGTCATTATTTAGGTCGTAGAGTGTTATTTTCCGCCATCGTCATCGTGCTGCTTATCATTGCCCTACAAAGTGGAGTATTGACCCCTAACCCTCGCCCTTATTGA
- a CDS encoding amino acid ABC transporter permease: MPTARNTQTDYQKPRYQWQPLDSILLVVVGCFIAWLVYRSSAGIHYQWRWHDAVTLLFSAKADGSLPYFVQGIIATLRLSLWGMMLALLLGTALGVAKFSRLSLLNIPANIFVQLVRNMPPLVFIFIFYFFISNQLIPLLGLQSILREYSQSTSMMQEILFGPSALWENLLSGVLCVGLLSSAYVAEIVRAGLTALPKGQWEAGHSLGLSRWSQFRYVIGPQVIALITPALAGQSISLVKDTSIVSLISIQEMTFVGTEIANSSGLIFEIWLIIGACYFVACYLLSRLFRRIEIKSNQHLNHH; the protein is encoded by the coding sequence ATGCCAACTGCCAGAAATACTCAAACTGACTATCAAAAGCCTCGATACCAATGGCAACCTTTGGATAGCATTCTACTCGTTGTTGTGGGGTGTTTTATCGCTTGGTTGGTCTATCGGTCATCAGCAGGTATTCATTATCAATGGCGTTGGCATGATGCCGTTACTTTACTGTTTAGCGCTAAGGCTGACGGCTCGCTGCCTTATTTTGTTCAAGGCATCATCGCGACTCTTCGCTTAAGCCTTTGGGGAATGATGCTGGCGCTTCTGTTAGGCACTGCGCTGGGCGTCGCCAAATTCTCACGACTGTCGCTGTTAAACATCCCTGCCAATATTTTTGTGCAACTGGTGCGCAATATGCCGCCACTGGTGTTTATTTTTATTTTCTACTTTTTTATTTCTAATCAGCTGATTCCCTTGCTGGGTCTGCAATCTATTTTGCGCGAGTACTCTCAATCAACCAGTATGATGCAGGAAATACTGTTTGGACCGAGTGCTCTTTGGGAAAATCTACTCTCAGGGGTGCTCTGTGTCGGTTTATTGTCATCCGCTTACGTTGCCGAGATCGTTCGAGCTGGATTAACCGCACTACCAAAAGGGCAATGGGAAGCAGGACACTCGCTAGGCTTATCTCGCTGGAGTCAATTTCGCTACGTCATCGGTCCACAAGTGATTGCGCTGATTACTCCGGCACTGGCTGGGCAAAGTATCTCGTTAGTCAAAGATACCTCTATCGTATCACTGATCTCCATTCAAGAAATGACATTTGTCGGAACAGAGATCGCCAACTCCTCAGGCTTAATCTTTGAAATTTGGCTGATTATTGGTGCTTGTTATTTTGTTGCCTGTTATCTGCTGTCGCGTCTGTTCAGACGCATTGAGATCAAGAGCAATCAACACCTTAATCATCACTAG